In Agromyces sp. 3263, a single genomic region encodes these proteins:
- a CDS encoding MmcQ/YjbR family DNA-binding protein has translation MATWDDVRELALSLPEASEHVSRGNLEWKVRGKAFVLERPLRRADLDALGIEAQAGPVLAAKTEDEAVKLALVAEDPTVFFTTPHFDGYATVLVHLDRIPRRRLSELVAEAWAAAAPEKLVREYLRHNVD, from the coding sequence ATGGCGACATGGGACGACGTGCGCGAGCTCGCGCTGAGCCTGCCCGAGGCGAGCGAGCACGTCTCGCGCGGGAACCTCGAGTGGAAGGTGCGCGGCAAGGCATTCGTGCTCGAGCGGCCGCTGCGACGCGCCGACCTCGACGCGCTCGGCATCGAGGCACAGGCCGGCCCCGTGCTCGCGGCGAAGACCGAGGACGAGGCGGTGAAGCTCGCGCTCGTCGCGGAGGATCCGACCGTGTTCTTCACCACGCCCCACTTCGACGGCTACGCCACGGTGCTCGTGCACCTCGACCGCATCCCGCGGCGCCGGCTGTCGGAACTCGTCGCCGAGGCCTGGGCGGCCGCCGCGCCCGAGAAGCTCGTGCGCGAGTACCTGCGGCACAACGTCGACTAG
- the rpmB gene encoding 50S ribosomal protein L28: protein MAAVCQVTGAVPGFGHNISHSHRRTKRRFDPNVQKKTYYVPSLRRNVTLNVSAKGIKVIDARGIEAVIKDIQARGVKL from the coding sequence ATGGCAGCAGTGTGCCAGGTGACCGGAGCCGTTCCCGGCTTCGGACACAACATCTCGCACTCGCACCGCCGGACGAAGCGCCGCTTCGACCCGAACGTGCAGAAGAAGACGTACTACGTGCCCTCGCTTCGTCGTAACGTCACCCTGAACGTGTCCGCCAAGGGCATCAAGGTGATCGACGCTCGTGGCATCGAGGCCGTCATCAAGGACATCCAGGCTCGTGGGGTGAAGCTCTAA
- the rpmG gene encoding 50S ribosomal protein L33 encodes MAKQQDIRPIIKLRSTAGTGYTYVTRKNRRNNPDRLVLKKYDPVVRKHVDFREER; translated from the coding sequence ATGGCGAAGCAGCAGGACATCCGTCCCATCATCAAGCTCCGTTCGACGGCCGGCACCGGGTACACCTACGTGACCCGCAAGAACCGTCGCAACAACCCCGACCGTCTCGTGCTCAAGAAGTACGACCCCGTGGTGCGCAAGCACGTCGACTTCCGAGAGGAGCGCTAA
- the rpsN gene encoding 30S ribosomal protein S14, protein MAKKSKIARNEQRKVIVDRYAAKRLELKKALVDENGTDESREAARVGLQKLPRNASPVRVRSRDAIDGRPRGVLTKFGVSRVRFRDMAHRGEMPGITKSSW, encoded by the coding sequence ATGGCGAAGAAGAGCAAGATCGCGCGCAACGAGCAGCGCAAGGTGATCGTCGACCGCTACGCGGCGAAGCGCCTCGAACTGAAGAAGGCGCTGGTCGACGAGAACGGCACCGACGAGAGCCGCGAGGCCGCTCGCGTGGGCCTGCAGAAGCTGCCCCGCAACGCGTCGCCGGTTCGCGTCCGTTCGCGTGACGCCATCGACGGCCGCCCCCGTGGCGTGCTCACGAAGTTCGGCGTCTCGCGCGTCCGCTTCCGTGACATGGCCCACCGTGGCGAGATGCCCGGCATCACCAAGTCGAGCTGGTAG
- a CDS encoding HU family DNA-binding protein: MADKSLNKTELVAKIAASTGQSQATVDAVLGGLFDALAESVGSDTKVSIPGWLAVERTSRAARTGRNPQTGATIDIPAGHSVKISAGSKLKAAAK, from the coding sequence ATGGCTGACAAGTCGCTGAACAAGACCGAGCTCGTCGCGAAGATCGCTGCGTCGACCGGGCAGAGCCAGGCCACCGTCGACGCCGTGCTCGGCGGTCTCTTCGACGCGCTCGCCGAGTCCGTCGGTTCGGACACGAAGGTCTCCATCCCGGGTTGGCTCGCCGTCGAGCGCACCTCGCGTGCCGCTCGCACCGGCCGCAACCCGCAGACGGGCGCGACCATCGACATCCCGGCCGGCCACTCGGTCAAGATCTCGGCGGGCTCGAAGCTCAAGGCTGCCGCCAAGTAG
- a CDS encoding cytochrome c oxidase assembly protein encodes MPRSVRVLGPAVLILVALLATFAGLAYGGGAAPYPIQDPGPIARFGLPVAKLFVNLGAAGMIGALVMAVWALSPKRPEFDLALDVAAASAAVLTVASAATGLFTFLVVTGEPLDLGEAFGQKLGQFVTSIELGEAWLTTTLVAAAVTVLCFAVRNHTALIFVTVLAVTALVPMAQQGHAAGAAGHNAAIAALGLHLAFVAAWVGGLLTIVLLRNRLDADRLPVVLARYSTVALICFIVVAVSGYAGAALRIGTWDELGTPYGVLVLVKVAALVALGLFGAVQRRFLIGRMSRPGASPARDFWLLVVVELAFMGLASGVAAALARTATPVSEDAAGSLARTPAEILTGQPLPPWPEWTRYFTEWSPDLIWVLACGFGIFFYLAGVWRLRRRGDHWPIYRAVLWVCGLLLLAYITSGGVSVYEEYLFSAHMGAHMALTMAVPVLLVPGAPVTLAARAIRPRKDGSRGGREWILLAVHSKFASIIANPLVAAALFAGSLWVFYYSPLFRWSMVDHIGHEWMVGHFLITGYLFVQSLIGIDPVPYRLPYPFRLVLLLGTMAFHAFFGLAIMSGTGLLLADWYGAMGWGTDALADQQMGGGIAWSVGEIPTVALAITVAVQWSRSDEKESRRSDRHADRTGDAELEAYNARLAAIARQDANRS; translated from the coding sequence GTGCCCCGCTCCGTCCGCGTGCTCGGCCCCGCCGTGCTCATCCTCGTCGCGCTCCTCGCGACGTTCGCGGGCCTCGCGTACGGCGGCGGCGCGGCGCCGTACCCCATCCAGGATCCAGGTCCGATCGCCCGCTTCGGACTCCCGGTCGCCAAGCTCTTCGTGAACCTCGGCGCCGCGGGCATGATCGGCGCGCTCGTGATGGCGGTGTGGGCGCTCAGCCCGAAGCGGCCCGAGTTCGACCTCGCGCTCGATGTGGCCGCGGCATCCGCTGCCGTGCTCACCGTCGCCAGCGCTGCGACCGGCCTGTTCACATTCCTCGTGGTGACCGGGGAGCCCCTCGATCTGGGCGAGGCGTTCGGGCAGAAGCTCGGGCAGTTCGTCACGTCGATCGAGCTCGGCGAGGCGTGGCTGACCACCACGCTCGTCGCGGCGGCGGTCACGGTGCTGTGCTTCGCCGTGCGCAACCACACGGCGCTGATCTTCGTCACGGTGCTCGCGGTGACCGCGCTCGTGCCGATGGCGCAGCAGGGGCACGCCGCCGGCGCCGCGGGTCACAACGCCGCGATCGCCGCCCTCGGACTGCACCTCGCCTTCGTCGCCGCGTGGGTCGGCGGGCTGCTCACGATCGTGCTGCTGCGGAACCGCCTCGACGCCGACCGGCTGCCGGTCGTGCTCGCGCGGTACTCGACGGTGGCGCTCATCTGCTTCATCGTGGTGGCCGTCTCGGGCTACGCCGGCGCGGCGCTGCGCATCGGCACGTGGGACGAGCTCGGCACCCCCTACGGCGTGCTCGTGCTGGTCAAGGTCGCCGCGCTCGTCGCCCTCGGCCTGTTCGGCGCGGTGCAGCGCCGCTTCCTCATCGGCCGGATGTCGCGGCCCGGCGCCTCGCCCGCGCGCGACTTCTGGCTGCTCGTCGTCGTCGAGTTGGCGTTCATGGGGCTCGCGTCGGGTGTCGCCGCGGCGCTCGCCCGCACGGCGACCCCGGTGTCGGAGGATGCGGCCGGCTCGCTCGCCCGCACGCCGGCCGAGATCCTCACCGGCCAGCCGCTGCCGCCGTGGCCCGAGTGGACGCGGTACTTCACCGAGTGGAGTCCCGACCTCATCTGGGTGCTCGCGTGCGGCTTCGGCATCTTCTTCTACCTGGCCGGGGTGTGGCGGCTGCGCCGACGCGGCGACCACTGGCCGATCTACCGGGCGGTGCTGTGGGTGTGCGGCCTGCTGCTGCTCGCCTACATCACCAGCGGCGGCGTCAGCGTCTACGAGGAATACCTCTTCTCGGCGCACATGGGCGCGCACATGGCGCTGACCATGGCGGTGCCCGTACTGCTCGTGCCGGGCGCGCCCGTCACGCTCGCGGCACGGGCGATCCGCCCGAGGAAGGACGGCTCGCGCGGCGGCCGCGAGTGGATCCTGCTGGCCGTGCACTCGAAGTTCGCGTCGATCATCGCCAACCCGCTCGTCGCGGCCGCGCTCTTCGCCGGGTCGCTCTGGGTGTTCTACTACTCACCGCTGTTCCGGTGGTCGATGGTCGATCACATCGGCCACGAGTGGATGGTGGGGCATTTCCTGATCACCGGCTACCTCTTCGTGCAGTCGCTCATCGGCATCGACCCGGTGCCCTACCGCCTGCCCTACCCGTTCCGCCTGGTGCTGCTGCTCGGCACCATGGCCTTCCACGCGTTCTTCGGCCTCGCGATCATGTCGGGCACGGGCCTGCTGCTCGCCGACTGGTACGGCGCGATGGGGTGGGGCACCGATGCGCTCGCCGACCAGCAGATGGGCGGCGGCATCGCGTGGTCGGTGGGCGAGATCCCGACCGTGGCGCTCGCGATCACCGTCGCGGTGCAGTGGTCGCGCAGCGACGAGAAGGAGTCCCGCCGCAGCGACCGGCACGCCGATCGCACGGGCGACGCCGAACTCGAGGCGTATAACGCGCGGCTCGCGGCCATCGCCCGGCAGGACGCGAACCGCAGCTGA
- a CDS encoding AAA family ATPase encodes MQNVTLTREQAAVFQAIEGTREHVFVTGRAGTGKSTLLNHLNWHTAKQIVICAPTGVAALNVGGQTIHSLFRLPIGVIADHDIDQNDAVRKILNAMDTLVIDEVSMVNADLMDAMDRSLRQARQRPFEPFGGAQVVLFGDPYQLAPVPGSGDERRYFADTYRSMWFFDAKVWNEADLRIYELGEVHRQHDDEFKVMLNAVRHGAVTAEIAGVLNDVGARRPLPEQGAITLATTNGTVNRINHSQLHRLPGQSIANEAEVNGDFGGRTFPADERLELKLGAQVMFLRNDTAVRGDGPRWVNGTIGTVTSLQREVRVDIDGEEHEVEPVTWEKYRYSWDATAKKLHREIVAEFTQYPLRLAWAVTIHKSQGASYETAIVDLGPRAFSPGQTYVALSRLTALDGLYLSRPLRPSDIIVDRDVERFMAGALREIGADVGATDAADAAG; translated from the coding sequence GTGCAGAACGTCACCCTCACCCGCGAACAGGCCGCGGTGTTCCAGGCCATCGAGGGCACCCGCGAGCACGTGTTCGTCACCGGGCGCGCGGGCACCGGCAAGTCGACCCTGCTGAACCACCTGAACTGGCACACGGCGAAGCAGATCGTGATCTGCGCGCCCACCGGGGTCGCCGCGCTCAACGTGGGCGGGCAGACGATCCATTCCCTGTTCCGCTTGCCGATCGGGGTCATCGCCGACCACGACATCGACCAGAACGACGCGGTGCGCAAGATCCTCAACGCGATGGACACGCTCGTCATCGACGAGGTCTCGATGGTCAACGCCGACCTCATGGATGCCATGGACCGGTCGCTGCGCCAGGCCAGGCAGCGGCCGTTCGAGCCGTTCGGCGGTGCACAGGTCGTGCTGTTCGGCGACCCCTACCAGCTCGCGCCGGTGCCCGGGAGTGGCGACGAGCGGCGCTACTTCGCCGACACCTACCGGTCGATGTGGTTCTTCGACGCGAAGGTGTGGAACGAGGCAGACCTGCGCATCTACGAGCTCGGCGAGGTGCACCGCCAGCACGACGACGAGTTCAAGGTCATGCTCAACGCGGTGCGGCACGGCGCGGTCACGGCCGAGATCGCGGGCGTGCTCAACGACGTCGGCGCCCGCCGCCCGCTGCCCGAGCAGGGCGCGATCACCCTGGCGACCACGAACGGCACCGTGAACCGCATCAACCACTCGCAGTTGCACCGCCTGCCCGGCCAGTCGATCGCGAACGAGGCCGAGGTGAACGGCGACTTCGGCGGGCGCACGTTCCCCGCCGACGAGCGGCTCGAGCTGAAGCTCGGCGCGCAGGTCATGTTCCTGCGCAATGACACCGCGGTACGCGGCGACGGCCCTCGTTGGGTGAACGGCACGATCGGCACGGTCACGTCGCTGCAGCGCGAGGTGCGGGTCGACATCGACGGCGAGGAGCACGAGGTCGAGCCCGTCACCTGGGAGAAGTACCGCTACTCGTGGGACGCGACGGCCAAGAAGCTGCATCGCGAGATCGTCGCCGAGTTCACCCAGTACCCGCTGCGGCTGGCGTGGGCGGTCACCATCCACAAGTCGCAGGGCGCGAGCTACGAGACCGCGATCGTCGACCTCGGGCCGCGCGCGTTCAGCCCGGGCCAGACCTACGTCGCGCTGAGCCGGCTCACGGCGCTCGACGGTCTCTACCTCAGCCGGCCGCTGCGCCCGAGCGACATCATCGTCGACCGCGACGTCGAGCGGTTCATGGCCGGCGCGCTCCGCGAGATCGGGGCGGATGTCGGTGCCACGGACGCGGCGGACGCAGCCGGCTGA